Genomic DNA from Nitratidesulfovibrio vulgaris str. Hildenborough:
CGCCCCATCGTTCGATTGCACCCATGTAGAAGCGGGAAGCATCGAAGCCGACATCTGCGCGTCAGACGACCTTGCGATTCTCGATCGGCAAATGGACGAAGTGTACCGGCAGGCCAGACAAAAGGCGACCGACCAGCACCCGCCGACGCTCGCAGCGGAACAGCGAGGATGGATCAAGGGACGTAACGAGTGCTGGAAAAGCCCTGATCGTATGGCCTGCATCCGTGACCAGTACCAGCTGCGCATTGCGGAGCTTCAGGCTCTATACAGGCTTGTCGCAAGCGATGGACCGCATGTGTACGGATGCGACGACGCCCCCGGGAGTGAAGTCGTCATTACCCGTTTCAAGACGACGCCACCGACGCTCGTCGCAGAAC
This window encodes:
- a CDS encoding lysozyme inhibitor LprI family protein, whose product is MTVLFSYRTVCKRLLLAIATLGIPAHVHAGVAPSFDCTHVEAGSIEADICASDDLAILDRQMDEVYRQARQKATDQHPPTLAAEQRGWIKGRNECWKSPDRMACIRDQYQLRIAELQALYRLVASDGPHVYGCDDAPGSEVVITRFKTTPPTLVAERGDSVSLMYLFDGGGVYQGRNETFIEREDAATVTWGYGATPMQCRKR